From the genome of Bacteroidota bacterium:
ATCCGCGTCACCATTGATCCCAATGACCAGTCAAATCCATTCATTGTTTCCGATTCCATCGTCTTCGAAACCAATGGCAACATACAAGATGTCAATCTGGTAGCCTACGGACAAAATGCCCATTTCTTTTCCAACACGGTATATCAGACCGATGACATCTGGGAAAACGACAAGCCTTATGTTATCTATGGTTTTATTATTATCGACTCATCCTTTACCCTCACTATTAAACCCGGTGCACGGATTTTCATGCATTATAACGCTGTTTTTGCCGTTGCGCATGATGCCACCCTGAAAGTGCAGGGCACAGTTGACGAGCCGGTCACTTTCCAGGGCGACAGGCTGGAAGATTACTACCTGGATCTGCCCGGCCAATGGGGTATGATATGGCTGTCGGCAGGCAGCAAAGACAATGAAATAGATTATGCCATAATAAAAAACGGGCTTGTTGGCCTGCGCGTCGACACCCTTGGCAGCTCACTCAATCCGACTCTGAGGCTGAGCAACACACAAATCATGAACATGACTGGCTATGGACTGCTGGCACAGGGATCACATGTTGTCGCCGGCAATTGTGTCTTCTCCAATTGCGGCGAAAGCGCCGTGGTGCTGTCGTTGGGCGGCACTTACGACTTCCGGCATTGTACTATCGGAAACTTCTGGAATTATACCGTCCGGGAGTCTTCGTCGCTGGTGCTGAATAACTACTATCTCCTGATTGATGACCAGGGACATGTGACCGATACAATTGCCAGGGACATTTACAATGCCTATTTCGGAAATTGCATCATATACGGCTATAATGATAACGAAGTCTACTTTAGTAAAACACCAAAAGCCCTGTTCAATTATTCTTTCGATCATTGCCTGGTTAAAACGGCAGAAATCTCCGGTTATAATTACCAGGATTGTATTTTTAACGAAGATCCTTACTTTACAGATTATGCCAAATATGACCTGTCGATCGATACGCTCATTTCACCCGTGATCAATTATGGAAGCCTTGACGTGGTCAATAATGCTTTGCTTAATATACAATATGATATTGATGGTATCGACCGCACTGCAGATGGTGAGCCCGATGTGGGCGCTTATGAATTTGTGCCTGGCTCTTACCGGCGACTCCGCTGATATCTCTCCATTCCTCTCTGCGTACCTCCGTGTGTCCTCCGTGTGCCTCTGTGGTTATTTTACTTTACCACTTCCGCCATCCTCTTCCCTATCTCCGCCGGAGAATCAACAACATGAATCCCACACTCACGCAGTATCTCTTTTTTCGCTTGTGCAGTATCGTTTTTTCCGCCGATTATAGCGCCGGCGTGCCCCATGCGGCGGCCTTTTGGCGCCGTGGCACCGGCAATGAATCCAACAACAGGCTTTGTGCCATGCTCCTTATACCAATAGGCTGCTTCGGCCTCCATATTGCCCCCGATCTCACCGATCATGACAATGCCCTCCGTTTCAGCATCAGCATTAAACAACCGCATCACGTCAAGTATCGTCGTGCCGATGATGGGATCGCCTCCAATGCCGATACTGGTCGACTGTCCCAGTCCGATCTTGGTGAGCTGGTCGACAGCTTCGTAGGTGAGCGTGCCCGAACGTGACACAATGCCGATTTTACCTTTCATATGGATATATCCGGGCATGATGCCGACCTTGGCTTCGCCGGGTGTGATGACGCCGGGGCAATTTGGACCTACCAATCGGCTGCTGCTGCCACACATGAAATCCTTCACAAAAACCATATCTTTTGTCGGGATACCCTCAGTGATGCAAACAATAAGCTTAATGCCGGCATCGGCAGCTTCCATGATCGTGTCGGCTGCAAAAGGCGGCGGCACGAAAATAACCGACACATTGGCTCCCTCATGCTTCACCGCATCAATTACCGTATTGAAAACAGGCCTGCCAAGGTGAAATTCCCCGCCCTTGCCAGGTGTCACACCACCGACGACATTGGTTCCATATTCAATCATCTGCAAACCATGAAACGTGCCTTCTTTCCCTGTGAAACCCTGGATCACAACACGCGAGTCCTTATTCACTAATATGCTCATGATGAATTATTTAGAGTTATTTGATTCTGTTGACCTTCTGATATCTGATACTTGATTAACGATATTTGATTTTTGATATAATAGGATGATTTTTAATATTTTCATATACCAAAACAAATCAAAAATCAAAAATCAGCTATCGTTAATCAGATATCATAAGGACTCCAAATTTAATCCTTTTCGCAGAATAATAAAACCTTCATCATTTTTGTCTATTTTTGATCAGATAAAATAACTATGATATATCCGTTTCTCAACCCTGATGACACTATCTGTGCCATTTCCACTCCTCCGGGAAGTGGTGCCATTGCTGTCGTCAGGCTTTCCGGACCAAAAGCATTAGAAATATGTGGGGATATTTTTAAGCCGGTAAAGGCAAAATCTACACTGTCAAATGCCAGGTCGCATAGCATTCATCTCGGCACCATCACATCTTCCGACGGACTTCTCGATGAGGTGCTGGTGAGCGTGTTTAAGGCTCCACATTCCTATACAGGTGAAAATGTTGTAGAGATATCCTGTCATGGTTCGATGTACATACAGCGTAAGCTCATAGAGCTGTTGATTGACAGGGGCTGCCGCCAGGCGCAGCCGGGTGAATTCACACTGCGGGCCTTCCTCAATGGCCGTTTCGACTTATCACAGGCCGAAGCGGTGGCCGACCTGATAGCCGCCGATGCCAGAACCTCGCATGACCTGGCGCTGAACCAAATGCGCGGCGGCTTCTCACAAAAAATAAAAGAACTCCGGCAACAGCTCGTCGACTTCACCTCCCTGCTGGAACTTGAGCTCGACTTCAGCGAAGAAGATGTGGAGTTCGCCGACAGGACACAACTCATGCATCTTCTCACCTCCCTGAAAAAAGAACTCGACAGGCTTATCACCTCTTTCTCGCTGGGTAATGTCATCAAGCAGGGCATTCCTGTGGCCATCATCGGCAAGCCCAACGTTGGCAAGTCGACCCTCCTCAATGCCATACTGAATGAAGAACGTGCCATCGTCTCCGAAATACCGGGCACTACACGCGATTACATTGAAGATACCATTGTCATTGACGGCATCTCCTTCCGATTCATTGATACGGCCGGCCTCCGCCATGCCAGAGACGAGCTCGAAACCATCGGCATCGAGCGTACCTATGAAAAGATAAGCCAGGCCGAAATCATCCTATACGTGTGCGACGTGAGCGAATGCACTATGGATGACACAAAAGAGGTGATCGGCGAGTTCCGCGAAATGCATAAAGACACCAGCAAACGGTGGATTCTTATCGGCAACAAAATCGATAAGCTGGTCGAAATCCCGCGGGCATTCCTTGAATTACTCGACCTGGAGACCATTTTTGTCTCGGCCAAACGCAAAGAGAATATTAATCTCATATTAGAGAGCCTGGTACGGAGTGTCAATGCACAATCCTTATCCGACACATCGCTTGTAAGCAACACGCGGCATTATGAGGCGCTGGTGCGGTCACAGGAAGCGGTGGCCGCCGTTGAAAAAGGTTTTCATGAAAACGTACCGACCGACCTTATCGCCATCGACATCAAACAGGCGCTATATCACCTTGGCGAGATCACAGGCGAGATCACCAATGAGGAAATACTGGGAAATATCTTTAGCCGGTTTTGTGTGGGAAAATAAGTGAGACTTGGTTTCCACAAGCCGCAGGCGCAGTGGAAACCAGTAGTCGAACTTATCCCGATGAGCAAGCGAAGCGAGCGAAGCCGGGATCGGCCATCGCGTAATCTTAAAAAGACGGTTATATTTTTGAATTTCATATATTTTTTATCTATATTTAAGCGCTCTTAAGTGATTAATGTCTTTGACGACTATTTAAAACTAAACCTATGAAAAGGTTTTACATCCTATTTATCGCACTGTTTGCATTAAATGTTGCATCATCACAGCCTTGCCTGCCTGAAGGCATCACTTTTTCCACCCAAGCGCAGATTGACAATTTCCAAACTAATTATCCAAACTGCACGGAAATAGAAGGCAATGTGACAATTTCTGATGCTGGCTCTCACAATATTACTAATCTCAGTGGATTAAGTGCTTTGACTTCTATTGGAGGAAACTTTTCGATTGGTAACAATCATGCCCTGACCAGCCTGATGGGGCTGAGTAATTTGACTTCCATTGGGGATTGCCTTTATATTGGTAACAACGAAGCCCTAACCAGCCTGACGGGATTGAACAATTTGACTTCCATTGGAGATTACCTTCATATCATTTACAACGAAGCTCTGACCAGCCTGACGGGACTGGACAATGTGACTTCCCTTAGTGGAGGACTTAGTATTGGTTACAACGGTGCCCTGACCAGCCTGACGGGACTGGAGAATCTGACTTCAATTGGGGGTTATCTTGAAATTTATGACAATACTACCCTGACCAGTTTAACGGGACTGGAAGGTCTGACTTCCATCGGGGGTCTATATGTTTATTCAAACGCCGCTCTGACCAGCCTGACGGGACTGGAGAATCTGACTTCAATCGGGGGAAACCTTAATATTTACAACAACACCGCCCTGACCAGCCTGACGGGACTGGAAGGTTTGACTTCCACCGGGGGGAATCTGTTTGTGATTCAATACAACGACGCCCTGACCAGCCTGACAGGACTGGAAGGTTTGACTTCCACCGGGGGTGGACTTGCGATTACCGACAACGACGCCCTGACCAGCTTGACAGGACTGGATAATCTGACTTCAATCGGGACTTTTCTTACATTTGAAATAAATGCCGCCCTGACCAGCCTGACGGGATTGGAGAATCTGACTTCTATCGGAGGTTACCTTGATATTCATTTGAATCCCACCCTGACCAGACTGACGGGACTGGAAGGTTTGACTTCTATTGGGGGTGACCTTTGGATTGGTTACAACGATGCCCTGACCAGCCTGACGGGACTGGACAATTTAACTTCCATAGGGGGTGACCTTAGCATGGAAGGCAACAACGCCTTGACCAGCCTGACGGGACTGAATAATTTGACTTCCATCGGATTTTTCCTCGGGATTTATTACAATGACGCGCTGACCAGTTTAACTGGGTTGGATAGTATTGATGCT
Proteins encoded in this window:
- the sucD gene encoding succinate--CoA ligase subunit alpha, whose translation is MSILVNKDSRVVIQGFTGKEGTFHGLQMIEYGTNVVGGVTPGKGGEFHLGRPVFNTVIDAVKHEGANVSVIFVPPPFAADTIMEAADAGIKLIVCITEGIPTKDMVFVKDFMCGSSSRLVGPNCPGVITPGEAKVGIMPGYIHMKGKIGIVSRSGTLTYEAVDQLTKIGLGQSTSIGIGGDPIIGTTILDVMRLFNADAETEGIVMIGEIGGNMEAEAAYWYKEHGTKPVVGFIAGATAPKGRRMGHAGAIIGGKNDTAQAKKEILRECGIHVVDSPAEIGKRMAEVVK
- the mnmE gene encoding tRNA uridine-5-carboxymethylaminomethyl(34) synthesis GTPase MnmE; the protein is MIYPFLNPDDTICAISTPPGSGAIAVVRLSGPKALEICGDIFKPVKAKSTLSNARSHSIHLGTITSSDGLLDEVLVSVFKAPHSYTGENVVEISCHGSMYIQRKLIELLIDRGCRQAQPGEFTLRAFLNGRFDLSQAEAVADLIAADARTSHDLALNQMRGGFSQKIKELRQQLVDFTSLLELELDFSEEDVEFADRTQLMHLLTSLKKELDRLITSFSLGNVIKQGIPVAIIGKPNVGKSTLLNAILNEERAIVSEIPGTTRDYIEDTIVIDGISFRFIDTAGLRHARDELETIGIERTYEKISQAEIILYVCDVSECTMDDTKEVIGEFREMHKDTSKRWILIGNKIDKLVEIPRAFLELLDLETIFVSAKRKENINLILESLVRSVNAQSLSDTSLVSNTRHYEALVRSQEAVAAVEKGFHENVPTDLIAIDIKQALYHLGEITGEITNEEILGNIFSRFCVGK
- a CDS encoding T9SS type A sorting domain-containing protein; amino-acid sequence: MKRFYILFIALFALNVASSQPCLPEGITFSTQAQIDNFQTNYPNCTEIEGNVTISDAGSHNITNLSGLSALTSIGGNFSIGNNHALTSLMGLSNLTSIGDCLYIGNNEALTSLTGLNNLTSIGDYLHIIYNEALTSLTGLDNVTSLSGGLSIGYNGALTSLTGLENLTSIGGYLEIYDNTTLTSLTGLEGLTSIGGLYVYSNAALTSLTGLENLTSIGGNLNIYNNTALTSLTGLEGLTSTGGNLFVIQYNDALTSLTGLEGLTSTGGGLAITDNDALTSLTGLDNLTSIGTFLTFEINAALTSLTGLENLTSIGGYLDIHLNPTLTRLTGLEGLTSIGGDLWIGYNDALTSLTGLDNLTSIGGDLSMEGNNALTSLTGLNNLTSIGFFLGIYYNDALTSLTGLDSIDAGSITDLYIFDNYSLSTCEVQSVCDYLASPNGTIEIHDNAVGCNSQAEVESACGVGYKQSNSSENQLYIYPNPSFTQITIETPTTPFKNTILTIYNINGQQLISRQITEEITVTDVSTLVSGVYIVKITDERTVQVGKLIKQ